ATTTATAAGCACTCTCTCAATTTCAGTTcaaatccaaattttttttgacaaacatcACCACACAAATGCTCGAGTTCGCTCgaataattaaaattgtttaaagTCAGATTAAGTGAGGAGCTAGTCAGCGGAGCCTATTCGAATTCAAAATGCCACTACTCGAGTAAACAAACTACAAATTCGCCTAATAagctaatatattaaaaacaagaaatgtAATTAGTGACCTTGAGTTGATAGCGTTTGATGTCTTTGTGATTAGTGGTGGTGCTGCTACTTCTTTTTGTTGTGGGGACGTCACCGTTGGAAGTAGATTTAGCGAGACCGTTATTAGTTCCGGCGACGGAATCTATTGCGGCTTTCCATTCTGCGTCACCGTCTTCCTCGCCGCTGCTGCTACTACTATCCCCCATTCCGGCGGTAAAATAAACAGAAATATATGTGGGTTTTTTTTATGCTTGTTTGTTTCCGGCTTTCCGCTGTAAATTAGGAGTACTACAGACCCGGTAGAAGACGGGCCAATTTGTTTTGTAACGCCTCCAGGCCCGGTCCAGATGGCTGTTTTTCTTTTTCCCCTATTCTAATACATGAGAGACttatgaaaaaaatagaaatataaaaataatgtcaAAAAACTTAACTTGCAAGAACCTCGGCTAAAAGGTGATGTGACAtattatagataaaaaaaatttagccaacaactcGAAAAACTAATACATCAACCATACCGAGctattgtctataattttagccaaggatggctaaatttgtcgaacctctacaggtctgtaagaaatctgtaggaagattgcacatcatttattactatattgaactgatatattctattttaacaatctaaaatattaataatatactatttttaaattatagccaaccaatataggcAATACCAttaaagcaaaatgtcttacaggttcagcaaattttacataatgtgttAAAGATCTCATTTAGACaatgattatagccaacaccgttgaaGATCCTCTAATAAACTAATCTCTTTGTATTAGTTATATTTCTCAAACCTCAACATATTTGTAATGGAAATGATAATAATTGTGAGAAATCTTTGACATATTGAAGtgcaatattttatatataaaaatctaaaatattttaaatatattattttaaatataattaatattttcaaaacacaataaaaataacaaattttaccCAAAAAATATGTTACGCGTACAAATTATCCGACCAATTTTGGTCAAGTGAGTTTGAGATGAGAAAAAGCAAGACTcatgaaaatataaaagaaagtaGCGGTAACTGAGGAATAGTAATTCGGCGGATAAAAGTAGATTCTGAAATTAGGGGGGAGATATATGTTCGAAGCTAGGGCTATCAAATTGCACACAAGATAAATTACATATCTGAAGTGTCCAAGCAGAATTGAAGCCTGAAGCTATTTGATTGCATCATAACATCTCAATTAGATTGGAAGCTCTGCTGATTACATCTATCTAGAGCAATGGGGAAGAAACAACACAGCAAAGATCGCATGTACTTAACCAAGACGGAGTGGGCCACTGAATGGGGCGGTGCTAAATCCAAAGAACTCCGCACTCCTTTCAAACGCCTCCCCTTCTATTGTTGCGCgtatgctctctctctctctctctctctctctctctctctctctctctctctctctctctcccccccctccctccctccctctctctctctctctctctctctctctctctctctctctctctcctttccCCTGTGAATTGAATTGAGCTAATataactctctctctccctctccttctctctcctcGATTAGaactaatataatttcatatttattgaTGCAGTCTCACCTTTACACCGTTCGAGGATCCAGTGTGCACGGCTGATGGCAGTGTTTTTGATATCATGTTTGTTACTTACTCTCCCGTTGcaaatttattagttttttgtATTAATTAGCTTGGACTTTTAATAGCACTGTGtagatattaataaataattatggcATATTGTGGTGTGTGTAGGCACATACGCCCCTATATCAGGAAGTACGGGAAGCATCCTGTTACTGGTGCGCCGCTTAAAAATGAGGACCTTATTACACTTAATTTCCATAAGAATTCCGATGGTAAGAGTTTCTCAAGATTCATCATGTCTGAATTGTCATCCCACAATTTTATTGATTAGAGCAATTGGATGGACAACTTATGCACACTGTTAAATTTTTGTTCCGTTCTTACACATTATGTTAAGTATCAATTATGTTACATATTTTATTCTGATCAGGATAGGAAAGTTCTCATTCTTAGATATACCACTTTCATTGGTGAGGGGAGAGAAAACAGTCATAAAAAACTGatagttgaaaattttaaaatttgtaaatcAAACCGAATTACAACTGTTATTTGAAGTTTGAACCAAAGACCAAACAAAGTTCGGTTGGTTTGGTTTATGTTTAAACAGATTACTTCCAGAAACTTGGGATAAGAAACAACATCACACTAGCTCGCTTAATCCTAACTAATTCTTAAAAAGCTAAACTGAACTGACTCAAGTTCGATAAATCAatgaaaaacaaattaaattgcCAAGCTCAGAAAACCTAGCTGAATTAGATAGTTGGGTTTTGGTTCGATTTTGCTCACTCTCTGAATCAGCTGGTATGAATCTCAGTGATATCTGTATGAAGGAATTCCGTTTGAAGAACACTGTTCTACGGCTTATAGGTGGTCTGTGGTCAAGAAGGTACTTAGCTCTTAGTGTTCTAGACTGTATCTATGTTGCAGGAAGAGTTTGAGACTgaattataaacaaaatatccTGTACCTCAAGAGTTTCTGCAAGGAATCGTCAAGTCCCTGCCAATATTGTGTACTTATGCTAGGAGGAAAGTTAAGGACAAGATCGAAATTCACAGTCAGGAGTCGTCAGGTAGGTGAAGGGCAGTTTGGGGAATAGAAAGTTGGTGAGGTTAAAAAAGAGAGAAAGGGGTTAATAATGGGGCATCTGGGATGTTGTATTTAGTAGTTGAATGAAATCTAGAGGTCACCGCTGTTTGAACTGTGGTTAAATTTAGAAGCTAAATGCATATCTGAGTAAAACAAATTTTAGTATTCATTTATTTTGTAATGGTTGTGTTCAAGTAGAGTGGCTTAGTTTAATTCATGACATTTCCTAATTGCAAAAGAGGGAATAAACTATGGATCGCAAGGTCACAACACATAAACAAGGACTCAAAATGAATTATACTTGATGAAAATAAACCAGTAGAATTCTTAAAAGTTATTCGACTCGTTTACACCCTAGTATCTGTTAGAACTTTGTGTACCCTGTATGTTATATTCATTGCCAAAAATTGGTGACTCTATATTCTCTGTTCCCTGAAAACCTAATTGCATTCTCATGACTGTTCAGTTTATGTATCTGGCTTTCCTTGGACGTGTCTAAATTGGAGGCTCtataatgtaaaattttatcATGAATTGATCAGTTGTAACAGTACTCTCTTTTTTTGTAGGCGAGTTTCATTGCCCAGTTTTGGACAAGGTTTTTACAGAATTTACACACATAGTTGCAATAAAGACAACGGGAAACGTGTTTTGCTATGAGGTTTGTgttattagttattagaaacatttgttttttttttttggctgtCTGCTGCAATCTGTTGTTAAGCTTGCTGTTCTGACCCAAATGTATCTGACGCACAGGCCATCAAAGAATTGAATCTAAAAACTAAGAACTGGAAGGAGCTTCTCACCGATGAACCTTTTAAGAGAGAAGATATTATAACAATTCAGGTACGTGGCAAAACTAATAGTTACATTATATGTTCTGATTGAAATGGGGAAATGTGTGTAATTCATTAGACcatctttttgtttcttttaacctataataaagtgcatttatataaaacataaattGGGGTTAATGCTCAGAAGTATGTACTCGCCTAAGTTAGGTGAGTACAAGTGATTTCtaatgtaaatgcaggggggacatttgtgtaatttaaaagatttgatcaaataattacAAACCTGCCACTAATTTGTACTACGTACTTAGATAACATACCTAAGTACGTACTTAGGAGCATTTTTCCCAAACAAATTTACAGGGAATGCGaaaataatataagaatatatgtTTTCATGCAGGCATTTTAAATATTGGAAGTAAACAAGTGTTGTAATTTACAACTCAAAGTGGTATACATAAAGTTTTTCTTAATCTACAAGATTACCAAAATGGGCATATATTTCAGCAGGGTTGTAGAATATATTTCTTGGAATATCACTGAGTTATACTCTTACATATATCATTGTGTTATACTCTTATATATCTCACTGTGTTATACTCTTATATTCAACATTTCTACGCAGAATCCGAATGCAATTGACAGCAAAGTTCTCTTGGATTTTGATCACATAAAGAAAAGTTTGAAGGTCGACGATGAAGGTGATAAATGAATCTATCCTCGTAAACATTAATTTAGAAATCTTTTCCTCAACATTTGATAGTGACTATTTTCAATGCAGAAATAAAGAAGATGGAGTCAGATCCAACATATAACATTAATGCGACCGGAGATATTAAGCAGATGCTTAAGGAGCTTGGAACTGACAATGGAAAGAAACTTTCATTACATGGTGGGGGTGGGGAAAAGGCTCAAAATGAAAGGGCTGCTGCTCTTGAATCCATTCTAGCTGCTAGATCACGTATCAAGGACGACTCAGGATCAAAAAAAAGTGGCGAGTTCAAGGTCCAAACAGGTTACAGTATTGTAGATGCTGCATCTGCTTCTGTACATGGAAGAAGTGCAGCTGCTGCAAAAGCTGCTCCAAGTGATAAAACTGCTGCTCGGATTGCTATGCACAAGGCTGGTGATAGAACTCCTGTTAATGCAAAGCTGGTAAGTCCCTTCCCCCACTCCATCCTCTCCCTAGCATTATTTAACTGACAGCCTGACAAAATATACATGTTTAGTATTAAACCACATGCATGACTTTTCAAAGCTTGCAACATATCTGCATAAAAAACAAATTGTACACACCAGGCTCACCTCCATGATTTAGGTTCTTAATTTTGCTAGTTATTCTTTGGATAGCGGTTCTCTAGATCATTGTAATAATGCTCCTCATCATATTTTTCTTGGCAGAATAATTTTCTTATAGCCTTATTATTTCCAGTTGTGCATGTTATATAAGCTATGCTAATATTCATGATTCATTTATGCCTTTTGTACTGCTTTAGGTGAAGAGCAGTTATACTACTGGTGCTGCTTCAAGATCCTTCACATCCACTTCTTATGATCCTGTCACAGtaaatgaatatgaatatgttaATGTTGAAAAGAACCCTAAGAAGAAAGGTTATGTTCAATTGCATACGACACATGGTGATTTGAACATTGAGCTTCACTGTGATATAACTCCCAGGGCATGTGAGAACTTCATAACATTATGTGAGAGAGGCTATTATGATGGCGTGTCTTTTCACAGGAGTATAAGGTATCTTATTGATAATTTTGAAATTGGTAGATATCTATAGCATGCAATAATGTTATATCAGTATATCACTAATGCTATCTTTCAATTTTATAATGTGCAGGAACTTTATGATCCAAGGCGGTGATCCTACTGGCACTGGAAAAGGAGGAGAATCTATATGGGGAAAGCCctttaaagatgaagtaaaCTCCAAGTTGCTTCACTCTGGAAGAGGCGTTGTTAGCATGGCAAACAGTGGTCCACATACAAATGGTTCACAATTTTTCATCTTGTACAAGTCTGCCACTCATCTGAACTACAAACATACAGTTTTCGGTGGAGTTGTAGGAGGCTTAACAACTCTATCGACTATGGAGAAGGTTCCTGTTGATGACGACGATCGTCCTTTGGTTAGTTATTTACGTACTTATTTCTGTTCTGTTCTTCCTAGAACTcatgtttataaaaattatgctAGGAAATCAAATTGACACTTGTGGTATTGTGTTTCCTATAAAATCGTATAACTGAATTGTTTGGTAGAACCTATATCCTCAAATTAGAAACACATGGGTTGCTCTAGAAGTTTGGCGAGTTTATACAGATTATGTAGGATTCTGCTGTAGAAATCCTTTATGTAAAGAACATGAAAAGGTAACCTGAATATATCATTTCTGTATGGAAGAAGTATAGCTGCAGACAATGGCTTTATGTTATTatcactattattattattattattattcttttttagCATCAAAATGTTCAGGTCACATACGAAGACATTTTTGTTAattgcaactactcctatgtgTGTGCATCGTATGAATTTTTCTGCCTAATTTATAGTATGTCTATTGCGGGATTTATGTAAAGTTCCCTTTCTTTGGTGCATTCACTGATGACTGAACTGTAACCCTTGCCTAATGAGTGGTAATTTGTTAATATTCAACGTGAATATGGGTATTTGCttaataaatgtttatgtaaacaCTTGTTTAGGCTTTTTCACTCTATCCTATCCCGcgatatattttcatttatttatgtttGCAGGTTTCCAGTTTCCATTACAGGGTGTTTAGTTTATGCTAAATGCAATATGTTAAGAGCACTGATTTACTGGCTCCGTTTCTGCTTGCTTGTGCAGGAAGAAATCAAGATAAATAGTGTCACGGTGTTTGTTAATCCATATGCCGAACttgatgaagaagaggaaaagAAGGCTAttgaggaaaaagaaaaagaagcagaGGATGAAGATAAAGTTAGTGTTTTAGTAAAATGTAGTTTTGTTCACTCGTAGTGGGTGGAAAACTTTGTCTGTTGTTACTTACCCATCCTCTTTTTACATTTCAGGATAAGCTTGGGTCATGGTTTAGCAATCCAGGCACGGGAACAACTGAAACTGGAGTTGGTGGAGGTGGTGTTGGTAAATACTTGAAGACACGTGATCCTCCGGCTAAATCTAAACCCCCTATTGACACTGATCTAGATACAGTTTCTGtaacaaagaaaagaaaattgggTGTTAAAGGTAACGAACTAAAAGACTTCTCTGCATGGTAGGTTTTCTTTGGATGTGACAATCGTTCACGTCTGGTGGGGAATGTTGTGTGCACACCTCAAGACAGTCCACTAACTTGTACATCTGGGGATTTCTGTAGCCTATTtactataaaat
This genomic window from Daucus carota subsp. sativus chromosome 7, DH1 v3.0, whole genome shotgun sequence contains:
- the LOC108193219 gene encoding peptidyl-prolyl cis-trans isomerase CYP65 produces the protein MGKKQHSKDRMYLTKTEWATEWGGAKSKELRTPFKRLPFYCCALTFTPFEDPVCTADGSVFDIMHIRPYIRKYGKHPVTGAPLKNEDLITLNFHKNSDGEFHCPVLDKVFTEFTHIVAIKTTGNVFCYEAIKELNLKTKNWKELLTDEPFKREDIITIQNPNAIDSKVLLDFDHIKKSLKVDDEEIKKMESDPTYNINATGDIKQMLKELGTDNGKKLSLHGGGGEKAQNERAAALESILAARSRIKDDSGSKKSGEFKVQTGYSIVDAASASVHGRSAAAAKAAPSDKTAARIAMHKAGDRTPVNAKLVKSSYTTGAASRSFTSTSYDPVTVNEYEYVNVEKNPKKKGYVQLHTTHGDLNIELHCDITPRACENFITLCERGYYDGVSFHRSIRNFMIQGGDPTGTGKGGESIWGKPFKDEVNSKLLHSGRGVVSMANSGPHTNGSQFFILYKSATHLNYKHTVFGGVVGGLTTLSTMEKVPVDDDDRPLEEIKINSVTVFVNPYAELDEEEEKKAIEEKEKEAEDEDKDKLGSWFSNPGTGTTETGVGGGGVGKYLKTRDPPAKSKPPIDTDLDTVSVTKKRKLGVKGNELKDFSAW